A window of the Lolium perenne isolate Kyuss_39 chromosome 7, Kyuss_2.0, whole genome shotgun sequence genome harbors these coding sequences:
- the LOC127313142 gene encoding uncharacterized protein, protein MKGASVPAVVGMPSPLFLWRFKVVLFLLWGFCCCKIGWDSVMRMSADLRDLFLYEAFLYYNPLLLVALMIWLWGVNLWVFAQSSVNYVKVFDLAQTHLSHREIWRSATWLTLIVPTSMTAYLYLYSHGEVLLAASQPVFLYAILLIILLSPFDMFYLSSRFYFLRTMLRILLPLQAITFPDFFLADIFTSMSKVFSDLERSVCRMVNRQVATIAWFEADSICGSHSVAIPLVLVLPYLCRFFQCLRQYKDTKEKSCLLNALKYSTAVPVIFLSALKYHVFAEQWVSFYRPLWLISGVINSLYSFYWDIKRDWDLSILTRIFMFKSPSTWTNLLYGRSWVYYWVLGSNLVLRCTWTYKLSSHLRHNYLTVFAITALEMLRRFQWVFFRVENEWNKMTAKQNFEMSSDMPSEADRLLESSSHTSSEDEGYTIDM, encoded by the exons ATGAAGGGCGCGTCCGTGCCTGCGGTTGTCGGCATGCCTTCGCCGCTGTTTCTTTGGCGGTTTAAG GTTGTATTATTTCTCCTCTGGGGTTTCTGCTGTTGCAAG ATAGGGTGGGACTCAGTTATGAGAATGAGTGCTGATCTGCGGGACTTATTTCTTTATGAGGCGTTCTTATACTACAATCCTCTCCTTCTTGTG GCATTGATGATTTGGTTATGGGGAGTAAACTTGTGGGTTTTTGCACAATCGTCAGTGAATTATGTAAAAGTATTTGATCTTGCGCAAACACATCTATCACACCGAGAAATTTGGAGG TCTGCTACATGGCTTACTTTAATTGTTCCCACAAGTATGACAGCTTACCTATATCTGTACTCACATGGGGAAGTATTGCTTGCTGCATCTCAACCA GTATTTTTGTATGCTATCCTTCTGATAATCCTCCTTTCTCCTTTTGATATGTTTTACTTGTCCTCACGTTTTTACTTTCTGAGGACCATGTTGCGTATACTACTTCCATTACAA GCAATCACATTCCCCGACTTCTTTTTGGCTGATATCTTTACATCCATGTCAAAG GTGTTCTCAGATTTGGAACGTTCAGTTTGTCGCATGGTCAATCGTCAG GTGGCGACAATCGCTTGGTTTGAAGCCGATTCGATTTGTGGTAGCCACTCTGTAGCTATTCCTCTAGTTCTCGTGCTCCCTTATTTGTGCCGTTTCTTCCAATGTCTTCGACAGTACAAAGATACAAAGGAGAAGAGTTGTCTTCTGAATG CACTCAAGTACTCGACAGCAGTCCCGGTGATTTTCTTATCCGCACTCAAGTATCATGTATTCGCTGAACAGTGGGTTAGCTTTTACCGCCCCCTCTGGCTTATTTCGGGTGTCATAAATTCTCTATACTCCTTCTATTGGGATATAAAGCGTGATTGGGATCTGAG CATTTTAACCAGGATTTTCATGTTCAAAAGCCCAAGTACATGGACAAATCTTCTTTATGGGCGGAGCTGG GTGTATTACTGGGTGTTAGGCAGCAATCTCGTTCTCCGCTGTACATGGACATACAAGCTGTCGTCGCATCTTCGGCACAACTACCTCACAGTTTTTGCGATAACAGCTTTGGAAATGCTGAGGCGATTTCAGTGGGTCTTTTTCCGTGTCGAGAATGAGTGGAACAAGATGACAGCCAAGCAAAATTTTGAGATGTCCTCTGATATGCCTTCAGAAGCAGACAGGCTACTGGAGTCTAGTAGTCACACG AGCTCTGAAGACGAGGGATACACGATAGATATGTAG